In Camelina sativa cultivar DH55 chromosome 13, Cs, whole genome shotgun sequence, the genomic window ccttaggagcttatagctcctacttttattagtatagatttcattttttatataattatccatttttatacatttgtttccaactttctatacagatttcatttttcttataaattaggtaatgttgttaaaaaaaactttccctaatttaaaaagtattttccTATCAGCTcagtttaataaattttacatacttctttaccaaaaattttatcctctacaaaattttaattgaatCACAATAAGTCAGTAAACTATCTAACAAAGCTCTAAATCGAATtacaggagaaaaaaaaatgcaaagtcGACTAATTCTCCATGCATATGATTAAggagggtgtattcaaaccatgattttggagaatttgatgggatttaggaaatttagaattttgatagattttagggaagttcacatgattttctgtaaaaaaatttcaaatcccacctaaaaccatgagatttgggtttctgtatttttaactaaacaaatcctccagaatcctaaaaattattaaaatcctaatccacaaagctgttttgaataatagtagattttaaagaaaagtagatttttaaatcaccagttcaataacaagagattttaatggattttaaagtagattttaaatcatcagttcaataacagtggattttaatagactttttaaaatccatgattgaataacatataatttgtaaattttacacaaatcacttaaaatgtcaagttgaatacactcCCCTTAATGTATTTGACTATGTTTTAACCTGCGGTATTCCGtgggataattttttttattaagaaaaaatgtatgttatatttttttgttttattatgttttgattaatatttagattttgtaattttgatggatttttctttttgtgtatgTTTGGTATCAGTTAGGATTGGTGTAACACTTCTCGCTAACTTGTttgatatcaaacaaaaatattttgtctatATTAGTAGACCAACCcgtaaaaaactatataatcatatatgtGTAAAGTCTTACCCGCTCCATATAATGATCAGCAAGAATTTAAGTTTTTTCAACAagttaaaaatatctaaaatatttaaaatatatatatattaatttctcTTAGAATTATTTAAAGTGTGTTTTTGGTACTagtttaaaatatgattatattacaaatattaactTGAGTTTTGATATCTAAATATCCgtttattattaattcagaCGTACATTTTGTCAAAGTAACCTTTctgtaaataaattttacaaaaaggtTACTTTGACAAAATGTACGtctgaattaataataaacggatatttagaaaatgtaaatatttggaagtattttttaagaatttaacACCATATATGACCcataatttaattttgcaaACTGCAAATGCTAAACTCAAGCACAAACACataattttcattgattttctctatatataaaaattggttAACATGACTGATGTTGGAAAATTCACATAAATATGACTACAAAtgagttatttttctaaaaatacaattcttactttttttttctataacttTCAGTGGTACcttattttggatatatatatatatatatatatatttatttatttatgagtGTTATTTGAATATCTTATTACAACGGTCAACTATGCGAAATAAGTGAATATATTGATTTTATGGAGTCTCaattatataacatgttttATGACAATCATATTGTAAGTTAAACAAATTTGAATATGAAGATATAAACTAACTTTAGGATTAAAAGTCCACATTTCACTGTATtattcacaaattaaaaatgtaacatGACAAGACTATCTAAATTCTTATTAGAcctattttatttcattttaaactTAAGAACTTCATTGTTgacttttttcaaaagaaaattgatGTCTTTAGCTAAGTGACAttctttcttataaattataaatcatacaaaaaatagtcataaattaGCCTTTTGATATtaatacacaaaaataaatacacaATACATATGTCGCATTGACAATCATCTATTTTCTAATTGTACAAAAGTTGTATCCTAAagaataatcatataatatgtATACTGAGAAGAAATATTGATAGttaaatatacaataattagattggataatataaaatatctcATTCGTTATATAGTTTGTTCtctgattatatattatttttttctataaagaaaaatattaattataaaaatccttaaatctatttaaatttgagaaaatatttcaaaatggAGGGTACAATGggatttctaaaattttaaatcatatgtCACCAGTTTTAGTCCTAATTTGCattcttctatttatatatatttaaaatttttgtaaccaTTTTTCATTGTAAAATGTGGTTATCATAGTCAGAACTCTCAAAGTCTGGATTTGACAAATGAGAAGGGATTGGTTGACAATTTTCCAAttgttagaaaacaaaatcctcaAATCTGCATTAAATAAAGAATTTACtatatttgtaaaacaaattggCTATTGTCCGAGTGAGTTCGGATAAGATATTATATTCagatattaaatattttcatactttgtaaagtaaaaattaaaataaatttattttatgatagagtaattttaaaaaatccaatatgttctaatatatgaAAAACATACATAATATTCAACAATAATGAtaagttgtatttatttttcctttgattCTATCATCATTTTAAGTAACTTAATATCAAGACAACTTAACGATATAAaaagtattttcatttttaaaagtaaaagtaaatcttaaaatcaaataattttatggtagactaatttagaaattttgaaaagatgtttttatattatactagataagggcccgcacgatgtgcgggttttaaaattgttgaagaaaataaattttcaatcctaaccaatttttaaaaaatagaaacaaaagatattgaagaaaataaatcctaaaccctaaccaacttttttaaaatagaaacaaaaaatatttcttgaagtaaatattttaataattttagttggagaaaaaaaatcatatttgtatttaccttcatatacttatttatatttttatattttaaatatattataacaattattacaataatctaaagctaattTATACCCCACCAAAACTTTActtatcattacaaatattattattatcaaatttcaagaacatttcacaacttattacaaaatattttacatgcaaaaaattcatcaaaacaacatataattaataaccatgtacaattttactgtatgttttaccattaaaaatattctcttacacccaaaattattttattgttaaagtatgctctttatcaccacctaaaatgttttttaaacgaattaaacaaattttatgttgctttactttcattttggcataattatagttcttataattactaaaaaaaatttgtgacataatttttttaaccataaatttttttactctaaagatattttggatgaacaactggtgaaaattatctactcgagtacaatgattttatgaccaatccaataatagttttttattgagaaattgaaagaaagttaatataacataataaaattaaaaatttgaaaattctaaagaattcaaaatataaactttctaaacaatcaaaaatatgatatatgtcataatcacgttaaaggATCGATGACCTGtttactcctcagaagtatcgcattgtaccaaaattacttagaactatgacctcgtctcaaatattctcgaatcgtaagttctcaacttatttctaccaatcaaaagttctcatatatttctctatatacctgGATTCTTAttacttacaaatttttttttagatataaacatataaattttatgtagatttaatgctattattttaattagctgttttgaaaaaataataatttttgacacatgtcaacatctcattagtatacttgacacatgtcatgatctttttataataagattttatgattagtaacttttttatttcttgatttttaaaaaagatttattcTTTTCCAATtagaaatttatgtaaaattgacacttgtcacgatctggtgagttagtaatttttgaaattgacacatgtcacgatctggtgagttagtaaaatttttttcttttaaaataataaatttgtgtaaaattgacatTTGTCACGATATGATGagttaataatttttgaaattgacaTATGTCACGATCTAGTGAGtaagtaacttttgaaaccatattttatataataagatattttatttaaatatacaaataaatacacAACTcgaataatttataatattgtatTTGATAGAACGGCAAGATGTTCGATGAGGCAACATTAAAACGACAAAAGTTTCAAATAGAACGGCGCGTGACGGGTTGTATCGGCCAAAAAACCTTTTCCTTCCCGGACCGGCTTCAACCTCAGTAAGTAGAAGAACACTTTataagtctctctctctatctctatcttcTCCTTTGTGGTAACTTACTTGAAAACCCATAAGTCCATAACAATGAAATGTTGACTCTTTGTCAATTCCCATGGTGATTTCCAGTGTGGGTTTCACTTGCAGATCATATTTTCATGTTCGTACTCTTCAGTACCACCACCGGTTATGGAAGGTGTGAActctttttccaattttatttgAACCATTAACACACTTATAATTCTGCTTACATGTTTTAATCTTATTTCGGCTGTTTCGGTTTTTAGATTCGGTTCAACACTGTTGCTGCTGCAATTGAGACAATTGATGACTCAGATGGTTTCATCAAAGACAACGGTGATCGTCAAGACAAGGCTGCTGATCGAACAAGTAAGCTTAAGTTTATGATTTAGTCATGAATTCATTGTTGTTAGTCATAATGTATTCTACAATCTTGTTGATATGTCAAACATTTTTGGGTAGATACTAATTagttcttatatttttgtttgatttgattgatttggcAAATGAAAGGGGGTTGTGAGTGGAAGCAACTGAATTCAAAAGACCTTGGGATAAGCAGTTCAATGATTGCAATACCCACTAGAAAAGTGCTTAATGGCCTTAAGAGCAAAGGTTGATGATTGATAGTTTTAAAGTCCCTTAGATTTCTCCTAAGTATTCAAAACTTTATTCAACTATGTCTCATATTATTGCTTATGTAATCTCTAGGACATGATGTTTACCTTGTGGGAGGCTGTGTACGGGATCTTATTCTAAAGAGGACACCGAAAGACTTTGATATACTCACCTCTGCAGAACTTAAAGAGGTTggtcctgttttttttttttttttatcacagtTTACATTATCCCAAtctgattttgagtttttttttgggcttcGATGATGCTTAGGTTGTTCGGACTTTCCCAAGATGTGAAATTGTTGGAAGAAGGTTTCCTATATGTCATGTACACGTTGGAGATGATTTAGTAGAGGTTTGTTTTTAGACTAGtctatttatttctttcaaaCACACGTTGGAACAAGCTTTTGTGTTTGAATTCACAttgcttttgttattttttcattaGACTTTCTTTTTATGTAAGTAGGTTTCGAGTTTTAGTACCTCTGCACAGAATTCCCGGGGAAACATGAGAACAGAACTCAAAGAATCGAGTGGCTCAGATGGTGACGAGGACTGTATCCGTTTGAATAACTGTTTGCAACGTGATTTCACAATTAATGGGTAATCACTGTTAATACTTCActggttttgttgtttcattagTATTTTCAAGATTCTCCTTCCTCATGTATCTTTGTGTGTTTACATTGTTTTTCCTACCTCAGGTTGATGTTTGATCCATATGCCAAAGTGGTATATGACTATCTTGGAGGAATAGAAGATATTAAAAAAGCTAAAGTTTGTGAATGTATTCTACTTTAATTTGCTTTCAGATAACAATTTCAGACCATTTTTGGTGATTTTACATTTATTCTCAGTGTGGTTCTCCAATCACAGGTTCGAACAGTGATTCACGCTGGCACATCGTTTCAACAGGACTGTGGTAAGTTTGTCAAAAGAAGATATAATTTTCCCTGTAACCTATTTATTTAGTCTCTATAGAGTGAAAACTTATTAAGCTCATCATTTATGACATTTCCAGCTCGGATTCTTCGTGCCATTAGAATTGCTGCACGTTTAGGTTTCAGAATGTCCAAGGAAACATCTCATTATATTAAGAACCTTTCGTTGCTAGTACAAAGACTTGACAAGGTAGGCTCACACTACACCATCTATCTTCTAAATTAGAAATATACAATCTTTGCATATTGTGCTAGCCTATATCGTGTTCATGGATGATTCTGTCAGGGAAGGATCTTGATGGAAATGAATTACATGTTAGCTTATGGATCAGCAGAAGCTTCTTTAAGATTGTTGTGGAAATTTGGGATCCTAGAGATTCTTCTACCAATTCAGGTAAATGGAAGCATGGTTTGTTTCTGTCTCTTTGTTTTGCCTTAATTACTAATGTTCGTCTATTACCTTTGATTTCACAGGCAGCGTATCTTGTACGTAGTGGTTTCAGGAGACGTGACAAAAGGACTAACATGCTTCTGGTCAGAAAGAAGGCGTCTCTTATATAGTTCTAGATGTGATTGTCGTTTACAAAATCGAGTcaagaaactgaaactgaatTCTTTGATGCAGTCTCTCTTTGCTAATTTGGATAAACTGTTAGCGCCTGATAGACCTTGTCACAGCAGCTTATGGTAAGAAAGATCCTCATCTGAATTCATGTCTTATCTTATGGAGTTGCGCATTTCTCCTCCTTCTTAGTGTGGTATGATATCATATCTAGAAAATTTTATAGGATAGCAATATTGGCGTTTCATAAAGCACTAGCAGATCAACCTCGAAGTCCTTTAGTTGTAGCTGCGTTTAGCCTTGCTGTTAACAACTGTAGAGATATTCTAGAAGCAGTGGAAATCACAAAGAAGATCACTAGGCCACACGATAAAAGCTTCATCGAGCTAGTAGAGCGCGAGGAGAATCTTAACTTCGAAGCCATGTTGGACGAAGTCATGGATCTTGATGCATTTATCAGAGATGCCTTAAACCAGATGACTGATGGATATTTTATATCGAAAGCTATGGCAGCTTACCCTCAAGCACCGTATTCAGATATGGTAATAAAAATCTCTTCAACAAATGTTTACAATACAAAGTGTGAAACCGATGTCCTAATATGTTTTGGTTACTTGTTGGTAGGTGTTTATACCGTTGCAATTGTACCTGAGAGCAGGCAGAATCTTCGAGTGtgtgagaaaagaagagagacaacaaaTGGGATTTGAGGCGAAACAAGGAAGCAAGATCGAGTATGGTTCGTTACTCTCAGGGGATTTTCCTGAAATTAGACATGTCTTTGCTAGGGTAGTGTTCGATACTGTTTTCCCTTTAATTCCATCTCAagaattgtaaacaaaaaaaaaacaacttcatCTTTTGAGGTAAAGCTTTGAGTCCTTTTATTTGTCAACGATTGCTTATTTGACTTGCCTTTGAATCATAATCTAGTACCAGTAAAGCACTTCATAAGTCATATATGTAAgtatcaataaaataattaaaatcaaatctgtagttgactaaaaaataattaaagaaggTTCCATATTTTCCTCCGGCAAATCTAATCTTAAAGGCATGTGTTCTTCTCCGCAGTAAACGGCGTCGTTTCTTTACTCTTTCccattttcccatttttatttgtttaaactgcTTACCAAAATCCCTCCCACATTTtttttcagagagagagagagagagctgagaGATGGATCTCACGACGAGGGCGAGGAGTCCAGTGTACGCTCGTCATCAATGGACCAGATCATCTAACGTTACGGAATCGAGATCGTCATCGATGTCTCCCGCTCATCGAAATCAGCTCGGTGGCTTATCTACCGTCAAACGGACTCAGAACGTAGCTACTAAGGCCGCTGCTCAACAGTTAGCAAAGGTTATGGCCTTACA contains:
- the LOC104736383 gene encoding uncharacterized protein LOC104736383; the encoded protein is MVISSVGFTCRSYFHVRTLQYHHRLWKIRFNTVAAAIETIDDSDGFIKDNGDRQDKAADRTRGCEWKQLNSKDLGISSSMIAIPTRKVLNGLKSKGHDVYLVGGCVRDLILKRTPKDFDILTSAELKEVVRTFPRCEIVGRRFPICHVHVGDDLVEVSSFSTSAQNSRGNMRTELKESSGSDGDEDCIRLNNCLQRDFTINGLMFDPYAKVVYDYLGGIEDIKKAKVRTVIHAGTSFQQDCARILRAIRIAARLGFRMSKETSHYIKNLSLLVQRLDKGRILMEMNYMLAYGSAEASLRLLWKFGILEILLPIQAAYLVRSGFRRRDKRTNMLLSLFANLDKLLAPDRPCHSSLWIAILAFHKALADQPRSPLVVAAFSLAVNNCRDILEAVEITKKITRPHDKSFIELVEREENLNFEAMLDEVMDLDAFIRDALNQMTDGYFISKAMAAYPQAPYSDMVFIPLQLYLRAGRIFECVRKEERQQMGFEAKQGSKIEYGSLLSGDFPEIRHVFARVVFDTVFPLIPSQEL